Part of the bacterium genome, TTTAAACTTACTGTGGTAAGCTCTCTTCGTCAAGATTTAGCGATTTCAGAGAAGCGTCCAACGATGCACAACATATTGGGTTACAGGGAGTTCTGGTGAAATTGAGTTTTCATATTCACGTTATTATAAACTTGGGCAAGATTCAAGTGAACATCAGCATTGTCTGGAGCTACTTGAACAGCTTTCTCTAATAATTCAACCACTCTTAATAAATCAGGATTTGGACACTTTTGAAGGGCTAAAGAAAGCAAAAGATATGCAGGAATGTAATTTGAATCAACATCCAAAACCTGCTTAAATTCACCAATAGCCTCCTCAATAAAATCCTCTTTCAAAAATATCTTACCCAATTCCATGCGACTTTCTACATCATTAGGATTAGTCCTTATGCTATTTTGTAAATATTCTGCTTTTTTTCGGCATTTTCATCTTTAAAGATTAAAGTTCTTTGTTTTGGAGAGTGAGCACAATTCAAGAAAACCCCGGCTATACAAAAGATAACAATAATGTAAAAAACAGGCATCGTTTCAAAACTGAGGAATAATTTCCCCAAAGATGGTATACTTTGAATATATCCCAATCACACCACTAATCGGACTACTACAAGGAGGTTCAAATGAAGGATACCATCACTCTACGGGATACGCTTCCAACCAGTCTATCCATAACTGCTTTTGGGTCAGATGGCTCGTTTCTCACTCCCTTTGGGGAACCGGAGATAGGGAGATTTGCCGACCCTGACCCATCATCCACGACCAAACTATCTGCCTGCTACCACACTCAAGCAACAGAAGACACGCCCTCCGCTTGCAAACTATCTGCTTGTCCACACCGCCAAGCGTGCTACCAGACCCTCAGTAAATGGCACGTGCGGCGTGGCCAATACCAGCGTCCGGATGTGACAGCCTATGACCGCATAGAAATCGCTCAGCGGTATTACGCTCCTAACCGTCCCTGGGGTGGAGTGGTGCGTATGGCACAGGAATACAACCTCAGCCGTAGGACGATCTACGACATTGCTGAGCAGGGCGCTATTCTTTTCGAGCCACGTTTGCCTGGCCCAGTTCCCTGCCTCAAACAGTTACTGCCTTGCGGCCAGATGCTTTCCCTGCCGAAGACTGAGAAAACAATCCTATCTCGAGAAGAAAAGGAACTGCAGCGCAACCGTTTGATTTTAACTTCGGTCTTCCCTGGTGGCGTAACGATGCGTCCGATAGAAGATGTCCTGACAGAAAGCACTCTGAATACAGCCTGGAAGTCTACCTTTTCGATTTCGAGGGGGATCTATATGGTCAATCTCTTCGGGTACGCTTTGGCCCCCGCCTCAGGTCGGATATGACCTTCCGTGATTCCACCCAACTTAAAAGGCAGCTCGAACGTGATGAAGAAATAGCCAGGAACCTACTATTGGCCTGAAAACCCTCAATTTTTTCCTGGCGGCGAGGGGTGGGATAGTCGCCATTAACCCCTGAGCGGCCGAAACGATGAACCTCGCCGAACTATCTTATCTGTAACCGTTCAGCCACAAAGCCACGAAGAGAATGATAGAATAGCACACGGATGACACAGATTTTGGCGGATTCTCACGGATTTTTTCTAATAAATTTTTATCCGTGTCAATCCGTCTCATCCGTGTAATCCGTGTGCTATTATTGGTAATCTTTGTGTCTTTATGCCTTAAAAGCTGAATAGTTACAAAAATTTCCGACCTGTACGGTTAAGAAACCGCTGAAGCGGTTAGGAGGGGGCTTGTTCTCTACCGATTCACCCCGATAAATTGGGTTGCTATTCTCATCATCTCCTCATTTCTAGCGAGATTAATGTCCCCATTTCTACTGAGATTAGCACCCTGATTTATCAGGGTGATGCGAATAAGACAACATATAGAATCATAACCGCTTTAGCGGTTTCCAAGGCTCAGCCTAACCGTACAGGTCGAAAATCCCCCCTCAACTTTCATTACCCCCTAAACGGTTACTCTTATCTAAGCTTCCAGTGGCCGTCCAACTGGAGGTGGGTTTTTTCGTCGTTGATGTCCTGATATTTAAAGAAGGGACATTCCCGACATTCGGCCGGGGGATGGTCGCTGTTTACTCTCTGGCGGAAGTTTGTGTAGGCTTTAGAATTCCATATTTCTTCAAAGGTGTGTTTAGAGAGATCGCCTAAGGGGGTGGAAATCTTACAACAAGGGATGACCTTGCCTTCGTTGGAGATATAGGCATTGGTCCAGGGTTCATAACAGACCTTGCGTTGGGAGCCGTTGTCACTCTTCCGCCCAAAGAAACCGGGAAGGTCTATGGAAACACCCAGCCTTTTAGCCTCTTCCAGGCCGGCCTTAAGAAACTCATTAGCCAATTCCTGATGATAGTAAAGGGATTCATCTCTAAGTTCCGGCCTATTTACCACCAGATAAGTAATTAGTATCTTTTTTACTCCCAGACTTGAAGCTAATCTGACCAGTTGAGGAAGCTCCCTGATATTCTTTCGCATGGCTAAAAAGGCGATCCTCAGGTTGGGTTTCGAGCTGATAAAGCGTTGCTTTAAGTCTTGCACCATTTCCACCGCCCGGACAAGCCTTGAGAAGTCTAAGCCCCGCCGGATGTATTCCGAGGTCTCTTTGGTTGCTCCGGCAAAGGAAAAGACCAGATCGCGGCACCCGCCCACAACTATCTCCTTAGCTATTTCTTCCGTTAGCCTCATCCCATTAGTATAAAGAAGGACATCCGCCTGGTATTTTCTCATAATCCGAAACATCTTTAAATAGTCGGGATGGAGGAGGGATTCCCCCCAGCCGTAGGAGCTGACCTGAGGAAGATAAGACAGGACATCCTCGGTTTGCTTAAATAAATTCAGGGGCATATCCCCCAGCCTTAGCCCATCCTGCCTTTTCTGACCGCACATGATACACTTCAGGTTGCACCGAGAAGTAAGCTCTAATTGAAGCCATATTGGCCGGGAGAGGAGTTCTTCTTTCTGGAGGTGACATTCGATCATATTGAGCTTCTTGTTGTATAATTTACGGGCAAGCAGATTTGACTCGGCCGTCATTTTCTCCGCCAGGGTTTCTTGATAGCCTAACAAAAATTCAACCGCCTCTCTGAGGCTGATTTCTTCTATGGGCCCGCCCATGAGGTCGAAGATCTCTGATAGAAAATAGGCATCCTCTTTCCGGTTGATACCCAACTTTAAGGCCGGCCCCATTAAGGGATCCTTTATCTCGAACCTATTGACCCTCAGATTGTCAGCGACCTTCTCGACAGATTGAGGCCTTGGGAAGGGTGTCTTAGAGGGGTTATTATTAGATGTGGGCCAGGCCTTATTGGAAAACACCTCTGCCTCTGTCCCTTGAGGAAGGCCAACCAGACAGGTATAATCGGCTCCTTTTTGTCGATGGGATTCAATCATTTGATCGATGATGGCCGGATCAACCAACATATTTCCCCCTTTTACTCGGAGGAACGTATCTGTCCCTATTTGATGGCTTACCTCAGCTATGTCTCCGGAAAAAACCTCTATCCCCCACTCCTTAGCCCGTCTAAAGAAAGGCTCATTCTCTGGTCGGGCTGGACCAAAAAAGACGATCTTTCCCACACGCCTGGACCTTTTTAATCTATTCAGGAGATGCTCCAGTGCAGGCTTGCCCTGAATCGGTTCTAATATCCAACCTCGTTCTCCCTGCCAGTTGGGAGAAAGGTCTGTCTCAATGATGGCAGTTACTCTCATTAGTGACCCTCTTTTTTTTGTAACTACTCAGGTGGATAGGCTGACGACTGAAGGCTGACGACTGAAGGCTGAAGATCGAGGCAAATTAGCCGATAAGAGCTGATGCCTCAACCCTATTTCTTATCTCAGATGAACCAAGGCCAAGGTCTTCCAGGAAAATGCCCATAGGTGATACCCTGGGGCTTGTAATCTCAATTCGATCATCAAAGATGGCGGATTTTATATCCGACCCAAAGCTTCCTGGTAAACTTCTAAGGTCTCTCTGGCGCACTTCTCCCAGGAAAATTTACTTACTTGCTCTAAACCTTTTTCTCTCATCTGATCCTTTAAGGCGGTATCTGTTAAAACCCTATGCATCGCTTCAGCCAATTCTTCTACATTATGAGGATCAACCAGAATAGCCGCCTCACCGGCTACTTCAGTTAAGGATGATGTATTTGAGGTTATAACCGGCGTCCCACAGGCCATTGCCTCTAATACTGGCAAGCCAAATCCCTCATAGAAGGATGGAAAGACAAATAGCTCGGCCGCATTATATAAATATGACAGTTCCTCATTTTCTACCGCTCCTGTAAAGATGACATCCTTCTCCAGCTCTAAGTCTCTCACCAGTTGAAAGATCTCATTATAGAGCCAGCCTTTCCTTCCCGGAATAACCAATTTATAGTCTAAGTAATTATCATTTTTAAGCTTATAATATGCCTTTATTATCCCCTGAATATTCTTTCGGGGCTGCAATGCCCCTACATTCAGGATAAAAGGATCAAAGATATGGTATTTCTGCCTGATTTTCTCCATCGACCTGGTATCTTCAATAGGTCGATATACCCTCTTATTTACTCCCTCATAAACCACTTTAATCTTGTTCTCGGGGACACCAAAGAATTCTATTATATCCTCCTTTGTCTTCCTCGAAACGGCAATGATAAGGTCGGCGCCTTTGATGGAGATAGGTATCCATTTCTTCAAGCCTGAAAGAAATGGATCTGGTAGATATTGAGGGAATCGGACCCAGGCGAGATCGTGGATAGTTATTATCGATTTACACGGTCTTATGAGGGGAGTAATACAGGCAGTGCCGTGGAATAAATCTATCCCCTGCTTTGACAACTCCACTGGCCAGAAGATCTGCTCTTGAAAGTGAAAAGAAGGGATTCTGATAGTCTGTTGCCTAATGTTACTGTTAGCCGAGAAGGAGTTTCTCTGCCCCCCCTGAAATATTATATACTTAAATCCATTCTCCTTCATCAAACCAAGATTTTCAACCAGGTTATATATGTACTCCGGCACCCCCCCCTTATAATAACCCAAGACACGTCCATCTATTCCTATACATACCATCTTCTTTTTTCTCTTTATACCCTTGGGGAACTCTTTCCTTGACTTTATGTTGAAAGCGATAAATAAAAATATGAATAAGTCTATTACCTTCTTTATAGCCCTTATGAATTTCAGAGGGCAGAAATACCATGGGAGAACAAAGCTATGGCCGTCTAATTCATAGACCATTCTATATTTAGCCCTAATGAGTAAGGCAAATAATTCCACATTGAGGCAGCCAACCCCAGAAGGGGTATTGTATAGAATAACGGCTAAATCAAATCTTTTTTTCCTTATTTTAGATAAATATTTAAGGCCATTCCAGATGTTAAATTTTCTCTCATTATATAAAATTATCTCCTCTACCTGTGAATCCTTCCTTAATTCATTCTCTACTTGAGCTTGGGCCAAAACTGTGATGGAAGCTTGAGGGGATTTCATCTTTAAATCATGGAGCACCCTATTTACTTGTTCCATACGAGCTGACCTGATAAGAAGAATCTCTTTGATCTCATTAGGTATAAATCTCTTCTCCTTCATTTGTCTGTCATCCTCAGTGGAGAAGGAAGAGTGGAGAGATAACTACTCAGGTGTTTAGGCTCAAGGCTATAAAACATCAAACTCTCCCTTGCTTTTCTGTGCTGGGGTGTAAATCTTAGACATTCCTCCAGGTGATGTCTTGTCTCTTCTGTCCTATTCAATCCCTTATAAATACATCCCAGATGGAAATGAGCTCCACCAATATATTTATTTGAATTATATGAGGCAAACTCCTTACTTAATTCTATAACTTCATTGAATTTTTCTTTGGCTTTATCTAATTTACCTTGCTTTTCATAATTTGATCCCATGGCATAATAAATAGATACTACTCTACTTTTATCCTTAGGTTCTAAGGATATGGCTTCCCTTAGTTTCTCTTCTGCTTCGCTGAATTTTCCTTGTTGGGAGTAAAGGTTCCCCAGATGAATTAGGCTGGTTACCCTTATATTCTTACTACAGTTATCCTTCAATGATATTATGAATTTAAACCATCTCTCGGCGGTATTAAATTTTTTACTTTCATAAAATATATCTTTCGCCACGCCTAATCCCCATTCATAGGCCCATCCACTATTTAATTCCGTAACTTCATCTAATAATAAATATATTTTCTTTATTAAGTAATCCGATTTTCCTAATTCTCCTTCTTCTTGAAGAAATAATGCTTTAACAAGGAAATATTGCCAATAGCTATTTTTTTCAAGGTATTTATCTATTAATTTTTCTTTTATTGAAAATATTAGACGCTTAACCCGGTGGTAATTCCATCTTTTTAAAAATACTCTATAATCATCATAGCCCTGGAGCGCAAAATCTTTTCTAATGTGGTCATCTACTAAGTAATGCTTAAGCTTTGCTTCCCTCACCCCCACCGTTACCAAGCCTCTTTCCCAGGCTCTTAAGTTAATATCTGAATCTGAATGGAATCTAACAAAGGTCTCATCAAAATATTTCAATTTCTTCATAACTGAAGTCTTGGCCATCCCAAAGCTGGCATCAGGCAATCCAAAGGTAGATCTAATATCAAAATTATTCTCTTCCACTTCGGAAAAATAAAAGGCCCCTATTATTTCTACCCGGTTACCTTTCTCTCTCTCTAAAAAATTTAACAAGTTCATCAGAGAATCATTTACTAACATGAGATCGTCATTTAACCAACATACATACTCGCCCTCAGCCGCCCTAATCCCCTGGTTGTATGCCTTTGTTGGACCTTCCCGCTTATCTTCAATAATTCTTGTATAGGGCTGTTTCATTAGAAATTCTTGGGTGCCATCAGTTGAACCACCATCAACTACCACTATTTCATAATCCACCTCGATATTTCCTTGAAGAATAGAATGGAGGCAATTCTTCAAATATTTCCGCCTATTATAAGTGGCTATGACGATACTTAGTTTCTTCACTGGGCTGATCCAGACTCCTTATACCAATCGTAGGTGGCTTTTGTGCCTTCTTCCAAGCTTGTTTTAGCCTTCCAACCCAGACTTCTTATCTTGCTTACATCCAGAAGCTTCTTGGGCATACCATCAGGCTTGGTCTGATCATACACTATGCTACCTTCAAAACCCACTACTTGCTTAATTAGATTAGCCAGTTCAGCTATGGATATATCTTCTCCTGACCCAACATTTATTATTTCACAGCTATTATATTCATTCATCAAGAAAATACAGGCCTCGGCAAAATCATCCACATAGAGGAATTCTCTTTTAGGCTGACCGGTTCCCCAGATAACTACATCCTCTTTGGAGAGGTTGGCCTTATGAAATTTCCTAAGCAAGGCCGGTATCACATGACTATCCCGTGGGTCAAAGTCATCATTCACCCCATATAAATTGGCCGGCATAGTGACTATGTAGTTTGTGCCATACTGCCGGTTATAAGACTGGCACATCTTTATACCGGCTATTTTAGCTATCGCATAAGCTTCATTGGTGGGTTCCAGATAGCCAGAGAGCAGATACTCTTCCTTCATAGGCTGTAGGCACATCTTAGGATAGCTGCATGAGCTTCCCGTAAACAGGAGTTTTTTGACCCCATTTCGGTAGGCCGAATCAATAACATTCGTCTGAATCATAATATTTTGGTAAATGAAATCGGCTGGGTAGGTGTTATTAGCCAGGATACCGCCCACCTTCTCGGCGCATAGAAACACATATTCCGGCGCCCCCCTTTGGAAAAACAGCCTGGTCTCGGCCTGGTCAGTCAGATTGAGTTCCGCCTCTTTCCTGAGGAGTAAATTTCTATAACCCAGGCACCTTAACTTTCGGACAATGGCCGAACCAACAAAGCCTTCATGTCCGGCCACATATATGAGCGCGTCTTTCTCCATAGCTTACCTCTAAAAATCTATCCACCACCTCGATGAAATAATCTATCTGCTCTTCATCTATGTCTTGGTGCACCCCGATGTGAAGTCCATTATTTCCTATGTATTCCGCCTCGGGGAACTCACCCAGTTTATATCCCAGAAATTTAAAACCCTGACACTGAGTTGGCATCGAGGCGAATAGACTCCTTGTCTCAATCCCATTCTTTTCTAAAAAATCAACGAAATGGTCTCTACTAAATCTAACACCTTCCTTGAGAACAATCGGAAAGGCATGTGGTCCAATCTCCTCATAAGGTTCTTCCTTGATAGTAACAAAATACTGGTCAAACCTTTTAAACTTCTCACTCATCGTAGCAAAATTCTTCTTCCTCTTTCTTAGGATTTCGTCGTAGATTTCCAGGCTTCCCAACCCAACAGCCGCCTCTATTTCATTCATCTTACAGGAGAATCCAATCCTTTCAAATATGAACCTGAGATCTACTCCCTCGCCATACTCAAATCTCTTGGGACAATAGGCTGAGGCAAGATTTAAGACACAACTTTTGCATTTACAAGCCCTTCCATGCGACCTTAAAGACCTTAAGACCTCGGCAAATTCAGGATGGTTGGTAGTGATGACTCCCCCCTCTATAGTAGTGATCATATGGGCTAAGTATAGACTATAGGCCGCCATATCCCCCAGAGTTCCTATATTCTTACTCTTATACCTTGCCCCATGGGCCTCAGCCGCATCTTCTACCACATAGAGATGATGCCGCCGGGCAATCTCATTAATCGTGTCCATCTCAGCCGGTTTTCCCATAAGATGAACCGGCATTATGGCCCTTGTCTTGGTGGTGATGGCCTGTTCTATTTGATGGGGGTCTATATTTAAGGTCTCTCTTTCAATATCCACAAAAACCGGCTTAAAGCCGGCTTGCAGAACAGCATTGCCCGTAGCTACGAAAGATAAGGCCGGCACAATGACTTCATCGTCTCGCTTGGCCCCCAAATCATAGAGAACCGCTAAAGCCAAGGCATCGGCATCCGCTCCACTTGAGACGGCCACCGCCTCTTCTGTTCCGACTAACTCGGCAAATCTCTCCTCAAATTGCCTTACATACTTACCGCAGGAAACCCTTTTAGAATCAAGTATCTCGTTGACCAAGTCCCTGGATTTCTGGGTGATCACCATTGTTCCAAAAGGCATCTGTTGAGTAGGCACTCAAGCCTCCTTTTTCGTAGATAAAATCTCTGGCCTTTGCGTATCGCTGGGGAGTCCCAATGTCTATCAGCCCCCCCTCGGTCACATACCCGTAAACCTTTCTGTCAATAATCATGGGGAAGAGGTGGTATTCGAGAGAATAATTTCTATGGGGAGGTATCAGAGAAAGCACTTCTTCTTCCATAAGATATACCCCGGCGTTAATAAGCCTTCTACCTCCCCGATAGACCTTTTCATCGAATCTCAAGATTTGCCCTGAGGAATTTATAGTTACTGAACCATAATCTGCCGTCTCTCCAGCCCAAGCCAGGACCATAGTAACCAAGGTCCCTTTAGTGATATGGAAATCAATGAATCTATCCAGCTCTACCTGGCAGAATGAATCTCCATTCATAACCAGAAACGGGCTGCTTTGAATGAGTGGTTCGGCATTCTTTATGGCCCCTGCCGTGCCTAAGGGTTCTTTTTCCTCGGAAAATAAGATAGTCGAAGGGCGACGGCTCTTTTGATAATGCCCTCTGATCACCTCACCCATATATCCTATGCACAGAATAAAGCGATTAAAACCATACCCAGCCACATATTCTATCAGGATATCTAAAAAAGGCCGTTGGTTTATCTCAGCCATAGGCTTAGGCCGATCAGCCACTACACCCTGAAGTCGTTTACCTAACCCACCACAGAGAATAACCACATCTATATCTTTCAGACTTAGCGGTGTCCCCATTTTCTTTAATAAAACCCATTCGGC contains:
- a CDS encoding tetratricopeptide repeat protein produces the protein MGKIFLKEDFIEEAIGEFKQVLDVDSNYIPAYLLLSLALQKCPNPDLLRVVELLEKAVQVAPDNADVHLNLAQVYNNVNMKTQFHQNSL
- a CDS encoding riboflavin kinase encodes the protein MEVYLFDFEGDLYGQSLRVRFGPRLRSDMTFRDSTQLKRQLERDEEIARNLLLA
- a CDS encoding SPASM domain-containing protein codes for the protein MRVTAIIETDLSPNWQGERGWILEPIQGKPALEHLLNRLKRSRRVGKIVFFGPARPENEPFFRRAKEWGIEVFSGDIAEVSHQIGTDTFLRVKGGNMLVDPAIIDQMIESHRQKGADYTCLVGLPQGTEAEVFSNKAWPTSNNNPSKTPFPRPQSVEKVADNLRVNRFEIKDPLMGPALKLGINRKEDAYFLSEIFDLMGGPIEEISLREAVEFLLGYQETLAEKMTAESNLLARKLYNKKLNMIECHLQKEELLSRPIWLQLELTSRCNLKCIMCGQKRQDGLRLGDMPLNLFKQTEDVLSYLPQVSSYGWGESLLHPDYLKMFRIMRKYQADVLLYTNGMRLTEEIAKEIVVGGCRDLVFSFAGATKETSEYIRRGLDFSRLVRAVEMVQDLKQRFISSKPNLRIAFLAMRKNIRELPQLVRLASSLGVKKILITYLVVNRPELRDESLYYHQELANEFLKAGLEEAKRLGVSIDLPGFFGRKSDNGSQRKVCYEPWTNAYISNEGKVIPCCKISTPLGDLSKHTFEEIWNSKAYTNFRQRVNSDHPPAECRECPFFKYQDINDEKTHLQLDGHWKLR
- a CDS encoding glycosyltransferase is translated as MKEKRFIPNEIKEILLIRSARMEQVNRVLHDLKMKSPQASITVLAQAQVENELRKDSQVEEIILYNERKFNIWNGLKYLSKIRKKRFDLAVILYNTPSGVGCLNVELFALLIRAKYRMVYELDGHSFVLPWYFCPLKFIRAIKKVIDLFIFLFIAFNIKSRKEFPKGIKRKKKMVCIGIDGRVLGYYKGGVPEYIYNLVENLGLMKENGFKYIIFQGGQRNSFSANSNIRQQTIRIPSFHFQEQIFWPVELSKQGIDLFHGTACITPLIRPCKSIITIHDLAWVRFPQYLPDPFLSGLKKWIPISIKGADLIIAVSRKTKEDIIEFFGVPENKIKVVYEGVNKRVYRPIEDTRSMEKIRQKYHIFDPFILNVGALQPRKNIQGIIKAYYKLKNDNYLDYKLVIPGRKGWLYNEIFQLVRDLELEKDVIFTGAVENEELSYLYNAAELFVFPSFYEGFGLPVLEAMACGTPVITSNTSSLTEVAGEAAILVDPHNVEELAEAMHRVLTDTALKDQMREKGLEQVSKFSWEKCARETLEVYQEALGRI
- a CDS encoding glycosyltransferase, whose product is MKKLSIVIATYNRRKYLKNCLHSILQGNIEVDYEIVVVDGGSTDGTQEFLMKQPYTRIIEDKREGPTKAYNQGIRAAEGEYVCWLNDDLMLVNDSLMNLLNFLEREKGNRVEIIGAFYFSEVEENNFDIRSTFGLPDASFGMAKTSVMKKLKYFDETFVRFHSDSDINLRAWERGLVTVGVREAKLKHYLVDDHIRKDFALQGYDDYRVFLKRWNYHRVKRLIFSIKEKLIDKYLEKNSYWQYFLVKALFLQEEGELGKSDYLIKKIYLLLDEVTELNSGWAYEWGLGVAKDIFYESKKFNTAERWFKFIISLKDNCSKNIRVTSLIHLGNLYSQQGKFSEAEEKLREAISLEPKDKSRVVSIYYAMGSNYEKQGKLDKAKEKFNEVIELSKEFASYNSNKYIGGAHFHLGCIYKGLNRTEETRHHLEECLRFTPQHRKARESLMFYSLEPKHLSSYLSTLPSPLRMTDK
- a CDS encoding GDP-L-fucose synthase; the encoded protein is MEKDALIYVAGHEGFVGSAIVRKLRCLGYRNLLLRKEAELNLTDQAETRLFFQRGAPEYVFLCAEKVGGILANNTYPADFIYQNIMIQTNVIDSAYRNGVKKLLFTGSSCSYPKMCLQPMKEEYLLSGYLEPTNEAYAIAKIAGIKMCQSYNRQYGTNYIVTMPANLYGVNDDFDPRDSHVIPALLRKFHKANLSKEDVVIWGTGQPKREFLYVDDFAEACIFLMNEYNSCEIINVGSGEDISIAELANLIKQVVGFEGSIVYDQTKPDGMPKKLLDVSKIRSLGWKAKTSLEEGTKATYDWYKESGSAQ
- a CDS encoding DegT/DnrJ/EryC1/StrS family aminotransferase encodes the protein MPTQQMPFGTMVITQKSRDLVNEILDSKRVSCGKYVRQFEERFAELVGTEEAVAVSSGADADALALAVLYDLGAKRDDEVIVPALSFVATGNAVLQAGFKPVFVDIERETLNIDPHQIEQAITTKTRAIMPVHLMGKPAEMDTINEIARRHHLYVVEDAAEAHGARYKSKNIGTLGDMAAYSLYLAHMITTIEGGVITTNHPEFAEVLRSLRSHGRACKCKSCVLNLASAYCPKRFEYGEGVDLRFIFERIGFSCKMNEIEAAVGLGSLEIYDEILRKRKKNFATMSEKFKRFDQYFVTIKEEPYEEIGPHAFPIVLKEGVRFSRDHFVDFLEKNGIETRSLFASMPTQCQGFKFLGYKLGEFPEAEYIGNNGLHIGVHQDIDEEQIDYFIEVVDRFLEVSYGERRAHICGRT
- a CDS encoding nucleotidyltransferase family protein, whose protein sequence is MGTPLSLKDIDVVILCGGLGKRLQGVVADRPKPMAEINQRPFLDILIEYVAGYGFNRFILCIGYMGEVIRGHYQKSRRPSTILFSEEKEPLGTAGAIKNAEPLIQSSPFLVMNGDSFCQVELDRFIDFHITKGTLVTMVLAWAGETADYGSVTINSSGQILRFDEKVYRGGRRLINAGVYLMEEEVLSLIPPHRNYSLEYHLFPMIIDRKVYGYVTEGGLIDIGTPQRYAKARDFIYEKGGLSAYSTDAFWNNGDHPEIQGLGQRDT